A region from the Aegilops tauschii subsp. strangulata cultivar AL8/78 chromosome 5, Aet v6.0, whole genome shotgun sequence genome encodes:
- the LOC109783763 gene encoding uncharacterized protein, whose translation MGKLVRQCDMEVMKMAMLKHEETFRQQVHELHRLYRIQTQLMGADLSTRRQPRRRGNKQPRRALNLQLPADEYIVGAADEDDDGCGTGAELELTLAVGGRRTGSGTSRKNNVSKRGQAKHDGAAGFSSPFASDCSGGTSLSSSPPSSAEYSESAFGVALHGGYPGVAAPPPPCQRAMTFDLGVAEAMKQHQSPWQLVQCQYLSLRMT comes from the exons ATGGGCAAGCTTGTGAGGCAATGTGACATGGAGGTCATGAAGATGGCCATGCTCAAGCACGAGGAGACCTTCAGGCAACAG GTCCACGAGCTGCACCGCCTGTACCGCATCCAGACACAGCTCATGGGGGCCGACCTGAGCACCCGCCGGCAGCCGCGGCGGCGCGGCAACAAGCAGCCACGCCGGGCGCTCAACCTGCAGCTCCCCGCCGACGAGTACATCGTTGGCGCCGCCGACGAGGACGACGACGGCTGCGGCACGGGAGCAGAGCTGGAGCTGACGCTCGCCGTGGGAGGGAGGAGGACCGGCTCCGGCACTTCCCGCAAGAACAACGTTAGCAAGAGAGGACAGGCCAAACACGACGGCGCCGCCGGCTTCTCCTCACCCTTCGCTTCCGACTGCTCCGGCGGCACGAGCCTctcgtcgtcgccgccgtcgtcggCCGAGTACTCGGAGAGCGCCTTCGGGGTGGCGCTCCACGGCGGTTACCCGGGGgtggccgcgccgccgccgccatgccaGAGAGCCATGACGTTCGACCTCGGCGTGGCGGAGGCGATGAAGCAGCACCAGTCGCCCTGGCAGCTGGTGCAGTGCCAGTACCTCAGCCTCAGGATGACATGA